A genomic region of Hirundo rustica isolate bHirRus1 chromosome 12, bHirRus1.pri.v3, whole genome shotgun sequence contains the following coding sequences:
- the TSEN2 gene encoding tRNA-splicing endonuclease subunit Sen2 isoform X1: protein MAEAVFHPPRRKRRVFESYEAPFPVDVGGKDFRLCQAEIINNNVIVRNPEDIEQLYNKGYFGKGILSRSRPVFSISDPLLVAKWRDINTNMPIITSQKYQHRVQWAKSVLQEQGLDDCSITKILENYTKPLGLPFSRGDGAEQTGNSCSRGGPKPGDAEVSGKSAGSEGAQSPEGQNSSSRSRKSAGSEGAQSPEGQNSSSQEGGDAALDPGSGSRHQEQGDPREMAEGPCHRDPAVLCTCEVKQSPEQRRWEGLDSRECAPEYVLVQEEEEGCSCPEDGSIHAQENFVKKEVLVCRKNPFRIFEYLQLSLEEAFFLVYALGCLSIYYGEEPLSIVKLWEVFSEVKPDFKTTYMAYHYFRGKGWVPKVGLKYGTDLLLYRKGPPFYHASYSVIAELVDDSFEGSLRRPLSWMSLSGLNRTTANASKELMLCYLIRPSDMTAEEMSTPECMKRIKVQELIVTRWVSSRERSEQDEF from the exons ATGGCAGAAGCAGTTTTTCACCCcccaagaaggaaaagaagagttTTTGAGTCCTATGAGGCTCCCTTTCCTGTGGATGTGGGGGGGAAGGATTTCAGACTGTGCCAGGCTGAGATCATTAACAACAACGTGATTGTGAGGAACCCCGAGGATATTGAACAGCTCTACAATAAG GGCTATTTTGGAAAAGGGATCCTTTCCAGGAGCCGGCCAGTGTTCAGCATCTCGGATCCTCTGCTAGTGGCCAAGTGGAGAG ATATTAACACGAACATGCCCATAATTACATCTCAAAA GTACCAGCACCGAGTGCAATGGGCTAAAAgtgtcctgcaggagcagggcctCGACGACTGCTCCATCACCAAAATCCTAGAGAATTACACCAAACCCCTGGGGCTGCCCTTCTCCAGAGGGGATGGGGCCGAACAAACTGGgaacagctgctccagagggggCCCAAAGCCAGGAGATGCAGAAGTGAGCGGGAAATCTGCTGGCAGTGAGGGAGCCCAGAGTCCTGAGGGACagaacagcagctccaggagcaggaaatcTGCTGGCAGTGAGGGAGCCCAGAGTCCTGAGGGACagaacagcagctcccaggagggAGGCGATGCAGCCCTGGATCCTGGGAGTGGCTCCAGGCACCAGGAACAGGGGGATCCCAGGGAAATGGCTGAAGGGCCCTGCCACCGGgaccctgctgtgctctgcacatGCGAGGTGAAACAGAGCCCTGAGCAGAGGCGTTGGGAGGGCTTGGACTCAAGGGAATGTGCTCCAGAATATGTGCTGGTgcaagaggaggaagaaggatgCTCCTGTCCTGAAGATGGCTCCATTCATGCTCAAGAGAAT tttgtcaAGAAAGAAGTACTAGTATGCAGAAAAAACCCATTTAGGATTTTTGAGTACTTACAACTCAGCTTGGAAGAG gcttttttcctGGTGTATGCTCTGGGATGTTTAAGTATTTATTACGGGGAG GAGCCCCTGAGCATCGTGAAGCTGTGGGAGGTGTTCAGTGAGGTGAAGCCTGATTTCAAAACCACCTACATGGCCTACCACTACTTCAGGGGCAAGGGCTGGGTGCCCAAGGTGGGGCTGAAGTACGGCACAGATCTCT tGCTGTATCGAAAAGGGCCCCCCTTCTACCATGCCAG TTACTCTGTCATTGCTGAGCTGGTGGATGACAGTTTTGAAGGTTCCCTTCGCAGACCCCTCAGCTGGATGTCCCTGTCTGGGCTGAACAGAACAACTGCAAATGCTTCTAAG GAGCTCATGCTGTGCTATCTGATCAGACCTTCTGACATGACTGCAGAGGAGATGTCAACCCCAGAGTGCATGAAGAGAATCAAGGTTCAG gagcTGATCGTGACTCGTTGGGTTTCCTCCCGTGAGCGCAGTGAGCAAGATGAATTTTAA
- the TSEN2 gene encoding tRNA-splicing endonuclease subunit Sen2 isoform X2, which yields MQGYFGKGILSRSRPVFSISDPLLVAKWRDINTNMPIITSQKYQHRVQWAKSVLQEQGLDDCSITKILENYTKPLGLPFSRGDGAEQTGNSCSRGGPKPGDAEVSGKSAGSEGAQSPEGQNSSSRSRKSAGSEGAQSPEGQNSSSQEGGDAALDPGSGSRHQEQGDPREMAEGPCHRDPAVLCTCEVKQSPEQRRWEGLDSRECAPEYVLVQEEEEGCSCPEDGSIHAQENFVKKEVLVCRKNPFRIFEYLQLSLEEAFFLVYALGCLSIYYGEEPLSIVKLWEVFSEVKPDFKTTYMAYHYFRGKGWVPKVGLKYGTDLLLYRKGPPFYHASYSVIAELVDDSFEGSLRRPLSWMSLSGLNRTTANASKELMLCYLIRPSDMTAEEMSTPECMKRIKVQELIVTRWVSSRERSEQDEF from the exons ATGCAG GGCTATTTTGGAAAAGGGATCCTTTCCAGGAGCCGGCCAGTGTTCAGCATCTCGGATCCTCTGCTAGTGGCCAAGTGGAGAG ATATTAACACGAACATGCCCATAATTACATCTCAAAA GTACCAGCACCGAGTGCAATGGGCTAAAAgtgtcctgcaggagcagggcctCGACGACTGCTCCATCACCAAAATCCTAGAGAATTACACCAAACCCCTGGGGCTGCCCTTCTCCAGAGGGGATGGGGCCGAACAAACTGGgaacagctgctccagagggggCCCAAAGCCAGGAGATGCAGAAGTGAGCGGGAAATCTGCTGGCAGTGAGGGAGCCCAGAGTCCTGAGGGACagaacagcagctccaggagcaggaaatcTGCTGGCAGTGAGGGAGCCCAGAGTCCTGAGGGACagaacagcagctcccaggagggAGGCGATGCAGCCCTGGATCCTGGGAGTGGCTCCAGGCACCAGGAACAGGGGGATCCCAGGGAAATGGCTGAAGGGCCCTGCCACCGGgaccctgctgtgctctgcacatGCGAGGTGAAACAGAGCCCTGAGCAGAGGCGTTGGGAGGGCTTGGACTCAAGGGAATGTGCTCCAGAATATGTGCTGGTgcaagaggaggaagaaggatgCTCCTGTCCTGAAGATGGCTCCATTCATGCTCAAGAGAAT tttgtcaAGAAAGAAGTACTAGTATGCAGAAAAAACCCATTTAGGATTTTTGAGTACTTACAACTCAGCTTGGAAGAG gcttttttcctGGTGTATGCTCTGGGATGTTTAAGTATTTATTACGGGGAG GAGCCCCTGAGCATCGTGAAGCTGTGGGAGGTGTTCAGTGAGGTGAAGCCTGATTTCAAAACCACCTACATGGCCTACCACTACTTCAGGGGCAAGGGCTGGGTGCCCAAGGTGGGGCTGAAGTACGGCACAGATCTCT tGCTGTATCGAAAAGGGCCCCCCTTCTACCATGCCAG TTACTCTGTCATTGCTGAGCTGGTGGATGACAGTTTTGAAGGTTCCCTTCGCAGACCCCTCAGCTGGATGTCCCTGTCTGGGCTGAACAGAACAACTGCAAATGCTTCTAAG GAGCTCATGCTGTGCTATCTGATCAGACCTTCTGACATGACTGCAGAGGAGATGTCAACCCCAGAGTGCATGAAGAGAATCAAGGTTCAG gagcTGATCGTGACTCGTTGGGTTTCCTCCCGTGAGCGCAGTGAGCAAGATGAATTTTAA
- the MKRN2OS gene encoding MKRN2 opposite strand protein, producing the protein MEVLRVRHCRALVYCRRAPPRCPACGGDLRSAGLTAAPVRLHCPFRHGHGQPRAFLIRPTRGTFLDGYDGDSDLHVGITNSKGVVYNYDQEGVHRAGSGWEQSISIPLVQPDMWELLQQWDDLLEEFSLEEAWLPHRYQEQQHNCFTFALAFINCVRQGRGRQPLSKAQFTESFLLPHTREASRFLTLHQQLAHTDFYIMPLAEQEQESVAAKHSLLE; encoded by the exons ATGGAGGTGCTGCGCGTGCGCCACTGCCGGGCGCTGGTGTACTGCCGGCGCGCGCCGCCGCGCTGCCCCGCGTGCGGCGGGGACCTGCGCAGCGCCGGGCTGACCGCCGCGCCTGTCCGCCTGCACTGCCCCTTCCGGCACGGCCACGGGCAGCCCCGCGCCTTCCTCATCAGGCCCACCCGCGGCACCTTCCTTGA CGGCTACGATGGGGACAGCGACCTCCACGTCGGGATCACCAATTCCAAGG GCGTGGTGTACAACTATGACCAGGAGGGtgtgcacagggctggcagtggctgggagcagagcatcAGCATCCCCCTGGTGCAGCCGGACATgtgggagctcctgcagcagtgggaCGACCTCCTGGAGGAATTCTCCTTGGAAGAGGCCTGGCTCCCTCACAG gtaccaggagcagcagcacaactgCTTCACCTTCGCCCTGGCCTTCATCAACTGCGTgcggcagggccggggccggcagCCGCTGAGCAAAGCCCAGTTCACTGAGAGCTTCCTACTGCCCCACACCAGGGAGGCCTCCAGGTTCCTCACCCTGCACCAGCAGCTGGCTCACACAGACTTCTACATCATGCCCTTGGCtgaacaggagcaggagagtGTGGCTGCAAAGCACAGCCTGCTGGAGTag
- the MKRN2 gene encoding E3 ubiquitin-protein ligase makorin-2: MSTKQVTCRYYLQGVCREGSKCLFSHDLATSKSSTICKYYQKGQCAYGARCRYDHVRLPPGGAAAPPPPAAPGSPRPPPEHGPAAPRSRREKRTLVLRDRNLCGSGEEKQRPDAPGAAGCRADPGNGEEGKPHSYLEAICSGLEEPGPGGCPGAAEQLCPYAAAGACHFGERCLYLHGELCQICGLQVLHPFDREQRKAHEMMCMATFEHDMERAFAIQASQDKVCSICMEVVYEKPSASERRFGILSNCTHTYCLSCIRQWRCAKQFENPIIKSCPECRVISEFVIPSVYWVEEQEKKNELIEAFKQGVGKKPCKYFEQGKGTCPFGGKCLYLHAYPDGTRAEPEKPRKQLSSEGTVRFFNSVRLWDFIEDRESRSAPGADSEVTELGELFMHLSGAEEDPPAAQ, encoded by the exons ATGAGCACGAAGCAGGTGACGTGCAG GTACTACCTGCAGGGCGTGTGTCGGGAGGGAAGCAAGTGCCTGTTCTCCCACGATTTGGCCACCAGCAAATCCTCCACCATCTGCAAGTACTACCAGAAGGGGCAGTGTGCTTACGGCGCCCGCTGCAG GTATGACCACGTGCGGCTCCCTCCGGGCggagccgcggccccgccgccccccgcggccccgggcagcccccggccgccccccgAGCACggtcccgccgccccccgcagcaggagggagaagaggacGCTGGTGCTCCGGGACAGAA ATCTGTGCGGCTCCGGCGAGGAGAAGCAGCGTCCCGACGCCCCCGGGGCCGCAGGGTGCCGCGCCGACCCTGGGAACGGCGAGGAGGGCAAGCCCCACTCGTACCTGGAGGCCATCTGCAGCGGGCTGGAGGAGCCGGGGCCCGGGGGCTGTCCCGGGGCCGCCGAGCAGCTTTGTCCCTACGCCGCCGCCGGCGCCTGCCACTTTGGGGAGCGCTGCCTCTACCTGCACGGGGAGCTGTGCCAGATCTGTGGCCTCCAAGTGCTGCACCCCTTCGACCGGGAGCAGAGGAAGGCCCATGAGATG ATGTGCATGGCAACCTTTGAGCACGACATGGAGAGGGCCTTTGCCATCCAGGCCAGCCAGGACAAGGTGTGCAGCATCTGCATGGAGGTGGTGTACGAGAAACCCTCGGCCTCGGAGAGGAGGTTTGGGATCCTGTCCAACTGCACGCACACGTACTGCCTGTCTTGCATCCGCCAGTGGAGGTGTGCCAAGCAGTTTGAGAACCCCATCATCAA GTCATGCCCTGAGTGCCGGGTCATCTCCGAGTTTGTCATCCCCAGCGTGTACTGGGtggaagagcaggagaagaaGAATGAGCTGATTGAAGCGTTTAAGCAGGGAGTGGG GAAAAAGCCCTGCAAGTACTTTGAGCAAGGGAAAGGAACGTGTCCCTTTGGAGGGAAGTGTCTTTACCTCCACGCTTATCCCGACGGGACCCGGGCTGAGCCCGAGAAGCCCaggaagcagctcagctccGAGGGCACAGTGCGG TTCTTCAATTCCGTGCGCCTGTGGGACTTTATCGaggacagggagagcaggagtgCGCCCGGCGCTGACAGCGAGGTGACGGAGCTGGGGGAGTTGTTCATGCACCTCTCTGGGGCTGAGGAGGATCCCCCTGCTGCCCAgtga